The following proteins are encoded in a genomic region of Nitrospiraceae bacterium:
- a CDS encoding SUMF1/EgtB/PvdO family nonheme iron enzyme, which produces MRIMIILLACACLLSTVLLFAAEGTNGKVMKPETKAPADLLAERGGKSWGVVIGVSEYEKLPDLRYAATDARAMAGLLERKGFTVTLLINGQAGKAQILSELGEKLAKQAGPNDRVLVFLAGHADTKTLKGGRQVSHFFPVAGDYGAMTDSALNLSTIREMIDAVPAKQVLLVLDGCQSGISAAPSQSVSPAVEAQLRRAMVERSREILTACNPSQQALEASDAGMSLFASVMIEGLEKGTADLNEDGLIPTSELLAYVDQRLISILQPKGLAQKPQRWDLNPEKGEFVFLAPKRPPAAKTESGTAPTHATGGPAATPSDAASTKPRPKDQKEAETKGSEKPAGSSGTSTVSRVVVTPPLPEEFTGRDGASMVLVPAGDFMMGSDKGDDDEKPVHRVQVDSFYIDKFEVTNGKFTKFIDAIKGEPPWGFDDKDTPVAHADQPVRWVTWLDATAYCQWAGKRLATEAEWEKAARGTDGRLYPWGDETPTPAHAVFGQKEGSESLPPFSNRDKGKSPYGAQDMAGSLYEWVADWYDDEYYATTLSQNPRGPSEGTQKVQRGGSYSNNPYRIRTSFRTKDIPTEARPNVGFRCAQDVPKTP; this is translated from the coding sequence ATGCGCATTATGATAATTCTCCTGGCCTGCGCCTGCTTGCTTTCGACGGTTCTCCTCTTTGCTGCTGAAGGGACCAACGGGAAGGTCATGAAACCGGAGACGAAAGCCCCGGCTGATCTCCTGGCTGAACGGGGCGGCAAATCGTGGGGGGTCGTGATCGGCGTGAGCGAGTACGAGAAGCTGCCGGATCTCCGCTACGCAGCGACCGATGCAAGAGCAATGGCGGGGTTACTGGAACGCAAGGGTTTCACCGTGACGCTCTTGATCAATGGACAGGCCGGAAAGGCGCAGATTCTCTCCGAACTCGGGGAGAAATTGGCGAAGCAAGCCGGCCCGAACGATCGTGTGCTGGTCTTCCTTGCAGGACATGCCGACACGAAGACGTTGAAAGGAGGGCGACAGGTCAGCCACTTCTTCCCCGTCGCGGGTGATTATGGAGCGATGACCGACAGCGCCTTGAATCTCTCTACGATCCGAGAAATGATCGACGCAGTGCCGGCGAAGCAAGTGCTGCTGGTGCTCGATGGCTGTCAGAGTGGAATCAGCGCGGCACCATCGCAAAGCGTATCCCCGGCCGTGGAGGCGCAACTCCGCCGCGCGATGGTAGAGCGGAGTCGCGAGATTCTCACCGCATGTAACCCCTCACAACAGGCGCTAGAGGCGAGCGATGCCGGCATGAGTCTCTTTGCGTCAGTGATGATCGAGGGATTGGAGAAGGGAACCGCGGACCTCAACGAGGACGGTCTGATTCCGACCTCCGAACTCCTGGCCTACGTGGATCAGCGCCTGATCAGTATCCTGCAGCCCAAGGGACTCGCACAAAAGCCGCAGCGGTGGGATTTGAATCCCGAGAAGGGTGAGTTTGTGTTTCTGGCGCCCAAAAGGCCCCCTGCCGCTAAAACCGAAAGTGGCACCGCTCCCACTCATGCGACTGGCGGCCCCGCCGCGACACCTTCGGATGCTGCCAGCACCAAGCCGCGGCCGAAGGATCAGAAAGAGGCTGAGACAAAGGGTTCCGAGAAGCCCGCGGGGTCAAGTGGGACGAGCACGGTTTCTCGCGTGGTGGTGACTCCTCCCTTGCCAGAAGAATTCACCGGCCGAGATGGGGCCTCAATGGTGCTCGTACCGGCGGGTGATTTTATGATGGGAAGTGACAAGGGTGACGACGATGAAAAGCCGGTCCATCGCGTACAGGTAGACTCATTTTACATCGACAAGTTCGAAGTGACGAACGGCAAGTTTACAAAGTTCATCGATGCGATCAAAGGCGAGCCGCCCTGGGGCTTCGATGATAAGGACACACCGGTGGCCCATGCGGATCAACCAGTGCGTTGGGTCACATGGCTCGATGCCACCGCCTATTGCCAATGGGCCGGGAAGCGATTGGCGACCGAGGCGGAATGGGAGAAGGCCGCTCGAGGCACGGACGGGCGACTGTACCCATGGGGAGACGAGACTCCCACGCCGGCACACGCGGTGTTCGGACAAAAGGAAGGAAGCGAGAGCCTTCCGCCCTTCAGCAATCGCGATAAGGGGAAGAGTCCTTACGGAGCCCAGGATATGGCAGGCAGTCTGTATGAATGGGTGGCTGACTGGTATGACGATGAGTACTATGCGACGACACTCTCTCAAAACCCTCGCGGGCCGTCCGAGGGGACGCAGAAGGTACAGCGGGGCGGGTCATACTCGAACAACCCCTACAGGATCCGAACCTCCTTCCGCACGAAGGATATCCCTACCGAGGCACGTCCCAACGTCGGGTTTCGCTGCGCGCAAGATGTTCCGAAGACTCCGTAG
- a CDS encoding arsenosugar biosynthesis-associated peroxidase-like protein, which translates to MDTYYHPHDLGKFADMGKGNKSLWDKFMGYYNAVFAEGALTEREKALIALAVAHTVQCPYCIDAYTQASLEKGSNIEEMTEAVHVACAIRGGASLVHGVQMRNVVEKLTM; encoded by the coding sequence ATGGACACGTATTATCATCCTCACGATCTCGGAAAATTCGCCGACATGGGCAAAGGCAACAAGTCCCTGTGGGATAAGTTCATGGGCTATTACAACGCCGTCTTCGCCGAAGGCGCCTTGACGGAGCGCGAGAAAGCGCTCATCGCCTTGGCCGTCGCGCACACGGTCCAATGTCCTTACTGCATCGACGCCTATACACAGGCCTCGCTGGAGAAGGGATCCAACATCGAGGAAATGACAGAAGCGGTGCACGTGGCCTGTGCGATTCGAGGCGGCGCCTCCTTAGTCCACGGCGTCCAGATGCGCAACGTCGTTGAAAAGCTGACGATGTAG
- a CDS encoding MBL fold metallo-hydrolase, which produces MADPKKRLDSNIAGNFFVDSTCINCDTCRQLAPHSFEEVGEYSAVSHQPENELQIHRAYQALLACPVGSIGTERSDKSLMQAAMTSFPVLLEDGVSYCGFNSEKSFGANSFLIEHPKGNWLVDSPRYIKHLVEAFERKGGLRYIFLSHEDDVADADKYATHFGAKRIIHQADADAVPGVEWIVEGTEAVQLATDFQAIPVPGHTAGSMVLLYREKFLFTGDHLWWEADSKTLGAPQRLVWRSKALVASLEKLLDYRFEWVLAGHGDRIKLTPDDMKAQLHSLIEERRAMSTFRAAAW; this is translated from the coding sequence ATGGCTGATCCGAAGAAACGACTCGACTCCAATATCGCAGGTAATTTCTTTGTCGACTCGACCTGCATCAACTGCGACACCTGTCGTCAGTTGGCGCCACACAGCTTTGAGGAAGTGGGGGAGTATTCAGCCGTCAGCCATCAGCCGGAAAACGAACTACAGATTCATCGGGCCTATCAGGCGCTCCTGGCATGTCCGGTCGGGTCGATCGGCACGGAGCGCAGCGACAAGTCCCTAATGCAAGCGGCGATGACCAGCTTCCCAGTCCTTCTCGAGGACGGTGTCTCGTACTGCGGTTTCAACTCGGAGAAGTCATTCGGTGCCAATAGCTTTTTGATCGAGCACCCGAAGGGCAACTGGCTGGTGGATTCGCCACGGTACATCAAGCATCTGGTCGAAGCCTTCGAGCGGAAAGGCGGCCTTCGATATATCTTTCTTTCGCACGAGGACGATGTGGCCGATGCGGACAAGTACGCCACACACTTCGGCGCGAAGCGGATCATTCATCAAGCCGATGCGGATGCGGTGCCAGGCGTCGAATGGATCGTTGAGGGTACCGAGGCCGTCCAGCTCGCGACTGACTTTCAGGCCATTCCGGTTCCTGGCCACACAGCCGGCAGCATGGTCCTCCTGTATCGCGAGAAGTTTCTCTTCACCGGCGATCACCTGTGGTGGGAGGCCGACAGCAAGACGCTCGGTGCACCGCAACGGCTCGTCTGGAGATCGAAAGCTCTCGTGGCTTCTCTTGAGAAGCTCCTTGACTATCGATTCGAGTGGGTGCTCGCCGGTCATGGCGATCGTATCAAACTGACACCCGACGACATGAAAGCTCAGCTTCACAGTCTGATCGAGGAGCGTCGAGCAATGTCAACGTTCAGGGCGGCAGCGTGGTAA
- a CDS encoding 4a-hydroxytetrahydrobiopterin dehydratase has protein sequence MGLADNKCVPCRGGVPPLPPDRSQALLKELGRGWSLNGSGHLERLFTFKDFAQALAYVNKVGAIAESEGHHPDFYLAWGKCKVEIWTHKINGLTESDFYMAAKADREFEPFRAAAS, from the coding sequence ATGGGTCTCGCCGACAACAAATGTGTTCCATGCCGCGGGGGCGTGCCCCCCTTGCCGCCCGATCGTAGCCAGGCGCTCCTCAAAGAATTGGGCCGCGGCTGGTCGCTCAACGGGTCTGGCCATCTCGAACGGCTGTTTACCTTCAAGGATTTTGCCCAGGCGCTTGCATACGTAAACAAGGTGGGGGCCATCGCAGAATCAGAAGGGCACCATCCCGATTTTTATCTCGCCTGGGGAAAGTGCAAGGTGGAAATCTGGACCCACAAGATCAACGGTCTGACCGAAAGCGATTTTTACATGGCAGCGAAGGCTGATCGTGAATTCGAACCTTTTCGAGCCGCTGCTAGCTGA
- a CDS encoding nitroreductase family protein gives MEKPAEIRHPIHELLKRRWSPRAFAERAVEPETLRSLFEAARWAPSSNNEQPWRFIVATKNHKSEWDRLFNCLAEGNRKWAFRAPVLILSVASLKFEDDGASNRHAFHDTGMAVENLVIQATAAGLFVHQMAGYDVEKARAEFKIPDAYEPVAMIAVGYPGDPATLPDYLRERELKSRERNSFSDFVFSETWGKPSLVMNS, from the coding sequence ATGGAGAAACCGGCGGAGATCCGACACCCCATTCATGAGCTGCTCAAACGGCGCTGGAGTCCGCGGGCCTTTGCCGAACGGGCTGTTGAGCCGGAAACGCTTCGGAGCCTCTTTGAGGCCGCACGCTGGGCGCCCTCATCGAATAATGAACAACCCTGGCGATTCATCGTGGCGACCAAGAATCACAAGTCCGAGTGGGATCGGTTGTTCAATTGTCTGGCCGAGGGAAACAGGAAATGGGCGTTTCGGGCGCCGGTGTTGATCCTCTCCGTGGCCTCCTTGAAATTCGAGGACGATGGAGCGTCGAATCGCCATGCGTTTCACGATACCGGCATGGCGGTCGAAAATCTGGTCATACAGGCGACGGCGGCGGGTCTCTTCGTTCATCAAATGGCTGGATACGATGTGGAGAAGGCACGGGCAGAGTTCAAGATTCCCGACGCGTATGAGCCGGTGGCGATGATCGCCGTCGGCTATCCGGGCGACCCCGCGACGCTGCCGGATTATTTGCGCGAGCGGGAATTGAAGTCGCGCGAGCGCAACTCGTTCTCTGATTTTGTTTTCTCGGAGACCTGGGGCAAACCCTCGTTGGTGATGAATTCGTAA
- a CDS encoding polyphosphate kinase 2 family protein produces the protein MNRYRVTPDTKLNLKDYDPDETGDYKKNEQGKERAKSKASALIARLDGLQERLYANGGRALLLVLQGMDTSGKDGTIKHVMSGVNPQGCKVVAFKTPSKDELARDFLWRVHREAPPKGFIGIFNRSHYEDVLITRVHGWISDKVVKQRFNQIKEFEELLAESGTAILKFFLHISKDEQKKRLEARIGDPEKRWKWNSGDLEERKLWESYLRAFEDVISATSTEQAPWYIVPANRKWYRNLVVADRVVKVLEDMKLKTPPEPEGVNFDKLKIV, from the coding sequence ATGAATCGATATCGTGTGACGCCCGATACGAAGCTGAACCTCAAGGACTATGATCCGGACGAAACCGGTGACTACAAGAAGAACGAGCAGGGAAAGGAACGGGCCAAGTCCAAAGCATCGGCTCTTATTGCGCGGCTGGATGGATTACAGGAACGGCTCTATGCAAATGGAGGTCGGGCGCTGTTGCTCGTGCTCCAGGGGATGGACACGAGCGGGAAAGATGGGACAATCAAACATGTGATGTCGGGAGTCAATCCGCAGGGGTGCAAAGTGGTCGCCTTCAAGACCCCTTCCAAGGATGAACTGGCCCGCGACTTTCTGTGGCGTGTGCACCGCGAGGCGCCGCCGAAGGGATTCATCGGTATCTTCAACCGTTCGCATTACGAGGATGTGCTCATCACGCGAGTTCATGGATGGATATCGGACAAGGTCGTGAAGCAACGGTTCAATCAGATTAAGGAATTCGAAGAACTCCTGGCCGAGAGCGGCACGGCGATTCTGAAATTCTTTCTCCACATCTCCAAGGATGAGCAGAAAAAACGCCTGGAGGCCCGCATAGGAGACCCAGAAAAACGGTGGAAGTGGAATTCCGGCGACTTGGAAGAGCGCAAACTCTGGGAGTCGTATTTGCGCGCGTTTGAAGATGTCATCTCCGCCACGAGCACCGAGCAGGCGCCCTGGTATATCGTACCGGCGAACCGCAAGTGGTATCGGAACCTCGTGGTCGCCGATCGGGTCGTGAAGGTATTGGAGGACATGAAGCTCAAGACTCCTCCGGAGCCCGAAGGAGTCAATTTCGACAAGTTGAAGATCGTGTAG
- a CDS encoding RiPP maturation radical SAM C-methyltransferase, with translation MSDKAQVALVNMPFSFSKYPSIQLGTLSALLKSKAIPVDCHHLNVRFAHKIGVPLYEMICEKRALFGEWLFSHLLFRDNPKRAEYPRMFKPVFEQIAQESGHPMSFFEDMASRTAPQFLTWAMTAIDWGQYKVVGFTSTFDQNVASLTMAKLIKDLYPNVTIVFGGANFDGEMGLEHFRAFPWIDHVVVGEGEDTFPALVAYVLSGKSGVLPPGVTYRQDGNIRFEPNQSLFSDFTQTGPPDYDDYYRLLAELGKKTSQGLDRILLYEGSRGCWWGEKHHCTFCGLNAQSMKFRAKSSEQVAREMAYLSSRYDTARFRLVDNIIDMKYIENLFAKFAADHCDLDVFIETKSNLHKNQIRTLAAGGVKCMQPGLESLSLNQLRAMDKGVTPMQNIICLKWSFYYHVEVSWNILLGFPGETTEDYRRQVDLIPALFHLQPPEATGKFWLERFSPYYKRPDEYGVRITGPGLAYEYIYDGRQVDLKKIAYDFEYELDNWPVDPHVYQELVDVVGAWKRLHASGDRPFLYYSKAMNYITAYDGRNPKAPMRHRFDWPEAGIIEACSETAKSEDQIRSMLAERSDRSCSSSQLAAALASLTTSRILYEERGKYFTLAIPENPYL, from the coding sequence ATGAGCGACAAGGCGCAGGTCGCGCTTGTCAACATGCCCTTCAGTTTCTCGAAGTATCCTTCGATACAACTCGGCACGCTTTCTGCCCTTCTCAAATCCAAAGCTATCCCGGTCGACTGCCACCATTTGAACGTCCGATTTGCCCACAAAATCGGCGTGCCGCTCTATGAAATGATCTGCGAGAAACGGGCCCTGTTCGGTGAATGGCTGTTCTCGCACCTTCTCTTCCGAGACAATCCTAAGCGTGCGGAATACCCGAGGATGTTCAAGCCGGTTTTCGAGCAGATTGCTCAGGAAAGTGGCCACCCAATGTCGTTTTTCGAAGACATGGCCAGCCGCACGGCGCCGCAATTCTTGACTTGGGCGATGACGGCGATAGATTGGGGCCAATATAAGGTTGTGGGCTTCACGTCGACGTTCGATCAAAACGTGGCGAGCCTGACGATGGCGAAGCTGATCAAGGACCTGTATCCCAATGTCACGATCGTCTTCGGCGGAGCAAACTTCGACGGCGAAATGGGGCTGGAACATTTCCGGGCGTTTCCCTGGATCGACCACGTGGTGGTCGGTGAAGGGGAAGACACGTTCCCCGCACTGGTGGCCTACGTGCTTTCGGGCAAATCCGGCGTCCTGCCGCCAGGAGTGACCTATCGGCAAGATGGGAATATTCGGTTCGAGCCGAACCAGTCGCTCTTCTCCGATTTCACACAGACTGGTCCTCCCGATTATGACGACTACTATCGTTTGTTGGCCGAACTGGGCAAGAAAACTTCACAGGGGCTTGATCGTATTCTGTTGTATGAAGGATCACGAGGCTGCTGGTGGGGTGAGAAGCATCATTGCACGTTCTGCGGGCTGAATGCTCAGAGCATGAAGTTCCGCGCGAAGTCATCGGAACAGGTCGCGCGGGAAATGGCGTATTTGTCCAGTCGGTATGATACAGCGCGGTTCCGCCTCGTGGACAACATCATCGATATGAAGTACATCGAGAACCTCTTCGCGAAGTTCGCTGCCGACCACTGTGACCTCGATGTGTTTATCGAGACGAAGAGTAACCTTCACAAGAACCAAATTCGTACCTTGGCAGCCGGGGGAGTGAAATGCATGCAGCCCGGTCTGGAGAGTCTCAGCCTGAATCAGCTTCGAGCGATGGACAAGGGCGTCACGCCGATGCAGAACATCATTTGTCTGAAGTGGAGTTTCTACTACCATGTCGAGGTATCATGGAACATCCTGCTCGGGTTTCCTGGGGAAACCACCGAAGACTATCGACGACAGGTCGACCTGATCCCGGCTCTGTTCCATCTCCAGCCGCCCGAGGCGACAGGGAAATTTTGGCTTGAACGATTCAGCCCCTACTACAAGCGACCAGACGAGTATGGAGTGCGGATCACGGGACCGGGTCTGGCCTATGAGTACATCTACGATGGACGCCAGGTGGACCTCAAGAAGATCGCGTACGATTTCGAGTACGAATTGGACAACTGGCCGGTGGACCCGCACGTATATCAGGAACTGGTTGATGTCGTTGGAGCATGGAAGCGCCTGCACGCATCCGGCGACCGCCCGTTTCTTTACTACTCAAAGGCGATGAACTATATCACCGCCTATGATGGGCGGAATCCAAAGGCTCCCATGCGACACCGGTTCGACTGGCCTGAAGCCGGCATTATCGAGGCCTGCAGCGAAACGGCGAAGAGTGAGGATCAGATCCGTTCGATGCTGGCAGAGCGTTCAGACCGCTCGTGCTCCTCGAGTCAACTGGCGGCCGCATTGGCATCACTGACAACCAGCCGTATCCTCTACGAAGAACGAGGCAAGTACTTCACCCTCGCGATTCCCGAAAACCCCTATCTCTGA
- a CDS encoding ParB N-terminal domain-containing protein, with the protein MAEKKSKTVRPTGSRRRRKPAGASTGLTASELQAAAPPPEVATLHRAIEDDGGKVLTIYREPYGGRWLVFAALPIELVEPTPYQRNLSDTHVRKLEAVIGKIGRFLDPIIAVRSPKSDHAAKYWTPNGNHRLSAMGTLGAKSIIAIVVPEAAAAYQILALNTEKAHNLREKSLEVIRMYKELARLDDATEETYALEFEEPAFITLGLCYEERPRFSGGAYHPVLKRVDDFLNKPLHMTLDVRRARAKTLLALDDQIVMQVEALKAKGLTSPYLKSFVVARVNPIRFRPKDASPLPFDEALHRMMNAAVKFNPDKIKLDDLARSGGAADEAE; encoded by the coding sequence ATGGCTGAGAAAAAGTCCAAGACCGTTCGTCCAACTGGTTCACGCCGGCGGCGGAAGCCGGCCGGTGCGTCGACCGGATTAACAGCGAGTGAGCTTCAGGCGGCTGCTCCACCTCCGGAGGTCGCAACCCTCCACCGAGCCATCGAAGACGATGGCGGGAAAGTCCTTACTATCTATCGTGAGCCTTATGGCGGACGATGGCTTGTGTTCGCTGCCTTGCCGATCGAGCTTGTCGAACCGACACCCTATCAACGGAACCTCTCGGACACGCATGTGCGGAAACTGGAAGCTGTGATCGGAAAGATCGGTCGATTTCTCGATCCGATCATCGCGGTCCGCTCACCAAAATCTGACCACGCGGCCAAGTACTGGACCCCGAACGGTAACCATCGGCTCTCCGCGATGGGGACCCTCGGAGCTAAAAGCATTATTGCCATCGTGGTCCCGGAAGCCGCCGCTGCCTACCAGATTCTGGCGCTCAATACCGAGAAGGCCCACAACCTGCGGGAAAAGTCGCTTGAAGTGATTCGTATGTACAAGGAACTGGCTCGATTGGATGACGCGACAGAGGAGACCTACGCACTCGAATTTGAAGAACCGGCCTTCATTACCTTGGGGCTGTGTTATGAGGAGCGTCCGCGGTTCAGCGGGGGGGCCTATCATCCGGTGTTGAAGCGAGTGGATGACTTCTTGAACAAGCCGCTTCACATGACGTTAGATGTGCGGCGTGCGCGGGCGAAAACGCTCCTCGCGCTCGATGATCAGATTGTCATGCAAGTCGAGGCCCTCAAAGCCAAAGGACTGACCAGCCCCTACCTGAAGAGCTTTGTGGTGGCACGCGTGAACCCGATCCGGTTCCGTCCGAAAGACGCCTCTCCTCTTCCCTTTGACGAGGCACTCCATCGTATGATGAACGCAGCCGTCAAGTTCAATCCGGACAAGATCAAGCTGGACGATCTGGCCCGCTCCGGCGGCGCAGCAGACGAGGCAGAATAA
- a CDS encoding efflux transporter outer membrane subunit: MHGLALAALSMLLISCAVGPDYSRPDIPTSDAFRMAEEGKDLPSLANMPWWELYRDEELQKLIRIALEENKDLKRAVASVEEFQARVLVARTDFAPQMSAAVNAPAFGRKGLSIAGFPSAFSYYVQGNLAWEIDIWGRIRRSNEAALGDLLAREENRRAVILQIVGGVAQAYFDLRQFDMQLEIAKRTLQAWEESVKIAQARLRQGIINKLDVDQFEAERQNAAARIAELRRQMVQKENELSVLLGRNPNQISRGRSLTEQVMPPVVPAGLPSDLLQRRPDVVQAEEQLAAATARIGVAKADRFPKVSLTGLLGVANPQLSRMFASESYFAALGPGFVAPLLNASVLGFQQEAVEAQARQAVAQYEQAILVAFREVEDALVAVTTAREQTAAQEKQVNALQSALHLANLRYKGGLANYLDVLIAQRNLFDAELSLAATRRLHLVSVVQLYKALGGGWLPEEAREGAGAKTEKSNG, translated from the coding sequence ATGCATGGTCTCGCTCTGGCAGCGCTTTCGATGCTGCTGATCTCTTGTGCCGTGGGGCCGGACTACTCGCGCCCCGACATTCCAACCTCCGACGCCTTTCGCATGGCCGAGGAAGGAAAGGATTTGCCCTCCCTCGCCAATATGCCATGGTGGGAACTCTATCGGGACGAGGAACTCCAAAAACTGATCCGCATCGCACTCGAGGAGAATAAGGATCTCAAGCGAGCGGTCGCATCGGTGGAGGAGTTCCAAGCACGCGTGCTCGTCGCCAGGACAGACTTCGCCCCGCAGATGAGCGCGGCTGTGAATGCTCCCGCGTTTGGCCGAAAAGGCCTGAGCATCGCTGGGTTTCCAAGCGCTTTTAGTTACTACGTGCAGGGAAATCTGGCTTGGGAAATTGATATCTGGGGACGGATCCGACGCTCCAACGAGGCGGCGCTCGGCGACTTACTGGCCCGGGAAGAGAACCGACGAGCCGTGATTCTGCAAATCGTCGGGGGGGTGGCGCAGGCCTATTTCGACCTTCGGCAGTTCGACATGCAATTAGAAATTGCCAAGCGTACGTTGCAGGCATGGGAGGAGTCGGTCAAAATCGCCCAGGCCAGGCTCCGGCAGGGGATCATCAACAAGCTGGATGTCGATCAGTTCGAGGCCGAGCGGCAGAATGCAGCAGCCCGTATTGCAGAGTTAAGGCGCCAGATGGTTCAGAAGGAGAATGAGCTCAGCGTGCTGTTAGGAAGAAACCCGAATCAGATTTCCAGAGGGCGATCTCTGACGGAACAGGTAATGCCGCCAGTAGTGCCGGCCGGCCTCCCCTCCGATCTACTTCAGCGTAGGCCTGATGTGGTACAGGCTGAAGAACAGTTGGCGGCCGCGACGGCCAGAATCGGAGTGGCGAAAGCCGATCGGTTTCCGAAAGTCTCTCTCACGGGCCTCCTTGGGGTGGCGAATCCACAGCTCTCCAGGATGTTCGCATCAGAAAGCTACTTTGCGGCATTGGGTCCCGGTTTCGTCGCTCCGCTGCTGAATGCCAGCGTCTTAGGGTTTCAACAGGAAGCGGTTGAAGCCCAAGCGAGGCAAGCCGTCGCCCAGTATGAGCAGGCGATCCTTGTGGCTTTCAGGGAGGTGGAGGACGCGCTGGTAGCGGTCACCACCGCGCGTGAACAGACCGCGGCCCAGGAAAAACAGGTCAATGCGCTCCAGTCGGCGTTGCATCTCGCCAATCTGCGCTACAAAGGGGGGCTCGCGAACTATCTGGACGTCCTTATTGCGCAACGTAACCTCTTCGACGCAGAATTGTCGCTCGCCGCTACCCGTCGGCTTCATCTGGTATCGGTGGTTCAGCTCTACAAAGCCTTGGGCGGAGGCTGGTTGCCCGAAGAGGCTCGTGAAGGCGCCGGAGCCAAGACAGAAAAGAGTAACGGGTGA
- a CDS encoding DNA-3-methyladenine glycosylase 2 family protein, which yields MHGLIQTIGPFALKPKIHCSPFESLARAIAYQQLHDKAAASILNRFLALFPGRRFPRPEELLAVNARAIRRSGFSQAKVLALRDLAAKVLDGTVPSRRVIQTLDDDAIIERLIEVRGVGRWTAEMLLIFQLGRPDVLPVDDFGVRNGFRIAYGRRTMPTPKQVRRFGERWKPHRTAAAWYLWRAADRARNEKPAPRVNA from the coding sequence ATGCACGGATTGATTCAAACGATCGGCCCCTTTGCCTTGAAGCCCAAGATCCACTGCTCGCCGTTCGAATCTTTGGCGCGGGCGATCGCCTATCAACAACTGCACGACAAAGCCGCCGCGAGCATTCTGAATCGGTTCCTGGCTCTGTTCCCAGGTCGTCGCTTTCCCCGCCCCGAGGAACTTCTTGCTGTCAACGCGAGAGCAATCAGACGCTCGGGATTCTCGCAGGCGAAAGTCCTGGCGCTCCGTGACCTGGCCGCCAAGGTGTTAGATGGGACGGTGCCCTCACGACGAGTTATCCAGACACTCGACGATGACGCAATCATCGAGCGGCTCATCGAGGTGCGGGGTGTCGGACGCTGGACCGCCGAAATGCTGCTGATTTTCCAGCTGGGCCGGCCTGATGTCCTTCCGGTCGATGACTTCGGCGTGCGCAACGGATTTCGGATCGCGTACGGTCGTCGCACCATGCCGACGCCCAAACAGGTGCGACGGTTTGGTGAGCGTTGGAAACCCCATCGAACCGCTGCTGCCTGGTATCTCTGGCGGGCGGCCGATCGAGCGAGGAACGAGAAGCCGGCGCCCCGCGTCAACGCATAG
- a CDS encoding DUF2934 domain-containing protein: MPERESNKPAAQTGRRITVRKRSSGSSQPTREDIERRAYEIYVERGGGEGREMDDWLQAERELRQGIIVVGG; this comes from the coding sequence ATGCCGGAACGCGAATCCAATAAACCAGCGGCGCAGACCGGTCGCAGGATCACCGTGAGAAAACGCTCCAGCGGTTCCTCGCAACCCACCCGTGAAGACATTGAACGGCGAGCCTATGAAATCTATGTCGAGCGCGGCGGAGGCGAAGGCCGCGAGATGGACGACTGGCTACAAGCCGAACGAGAACTTCGTCAGGGAATCATAGTAGTCGGAGGCTGA